One region of Candidatus Afararchaeum irisae genomic DNA includes:
- the coxB gene encoding cytochrome c oxidase subunit II: protein MSKTSKTTAIGVGIALFFMFLALFIDFQSLIRGHGIMIESGGYPVQVTQNIKFVGFVIALALGGATLLYIIYMMVRYSESINPSAKPLPEGWMRIPFGVWTGAVALLIVMTVMMSVGGLAELDKPPEDKPEMTVDVTGMQFAWMVDNPHVDSGTIMTAGNGKMRIPANTVVHFNIKSRDVIHSFAIQALGFKVDAVPGQTNTGWIMVEEPGTYTVNCAELCGSGHSKMTGNIQVMPQDEYEQWVKKNGGNVSLGGGNS from the coding sequence ATGAGTAAGACGTCAAAGACTACGGCAATCGGAGTCGGAATAGCGCTCTTCTTCATGTTCCTAGCTCTGTTTATCGACTTCCAGAGCCTGATACGTGGACACGGAATAATGATAGAGTCGGGCGGCTATCCCGTCCAGGTTACTCAGAACATCAAGTTCGTGGGCTTCGTAATCGCGCTCGCGCTCGGAGGAGCGACACTCCTTTATATCATCTACATGATGGTGAGGTACTCCGAGTCGATAAACCCGTCGGCTAAGCCGCTTCCCGAGGGATGGATGAGGATACCCTTCGGTGTCTGGACCGGTGCGGTCGCCCTCCTCATAGTCATGACAGTGATGATGTCGGTGGGAGGACTCGCGGAGCTCGATAAGCCTCCCGAGGATAAGCCCGAGATGACGGTCGACGTCACGGGTATGCAGTTCGCGTGGATGGTCGACAATCCCCACGTAGACAGCGGTACGATAATGACGGCAGGTAACGGTAAGATGAGGATTCCAGCAAACACTGTCGTCCATTTCAACATCAAGTCTAGGGACGTGATACACAGCTTCGCTATACAAGCGCTCGGATTCAAGGTAGACGCAGTTCCGGGACAGACTAACACGGGCTGGATAATGGTCGAGGAGCCCGGAACCTACACCGTAAACTGTGCTGAGCTGTGTGGATCGGGACACTCTAAGATGACAGGAAACATACAGGTCATGCCCCAAGACGAGTACGAACAGTGGGTAAAGAAGAACGGCGGTAACGTCTCTCTCGGAGGTGGGAACTCATGA
- a CDS encoding heme-copper oxidase subunit III, whose protein sequence is MSSEEVRYGEGAEGFPHASAAPFTIVLGLVVLFVGLAVKGALPIGVGAVIFLFGTYSWTRDYAREFERGIIPEQKKELLDFNSGILALAFIVVSEIIAFGVLFGAFFVLKAKNGPWPPEGLPGLDVPYALGLTVVLLTSGLTMHWAEEQIKEGNRGKFHIGLVATVLLGLVFLAGQGFEYMHMVAEGMVPSAGTYASTFYALTGTHGAHVVLGLIMIGIVGVRSMFKGHFGSKRHLAVRTTSLYWHFVDAVWVFIVAFVYLSVGGA, encoded by the coding sequence ATGAGCAGTGAAGAAGTCAGGTACGGAGAAGGCGCGGAAGGCTTCCCACACGCAAGCGCAGCGCCATTCACTATAGTCCTCGGACTCGTGGTTCTCTTCGTGGGTCTCGCGGTCAAGGGCGCGCTTCCGATAGGCGTCGGAGCGGTGATATTCCTATTCGGAACATACAGCTGGACGAGAGACTACGCGAGGGAGTTCGAGAGAGGCATAATACCCGAACAGAAGAAGGAGTTACTCGACTTCAACAGCGGAATACTCGCGCTCGCCTTCATCGTAGTCTCGGAAATTATCGCCTTCGGAGTCCTCTTCGGAGCCTTCTTCGTCCTGAAGGCGAAGAACGGACCCTGGCCTCCTGAGGGACTTCCTGGATTAGATGTCCCATATGCTCTCGGACTAACAGTAGTCCTACTCACGAGCGGTCTGACGATGCACTGGGCTGAGGAGCAGATAAAGGAGGGCAACCGAGGTAAGTTCCACATCGGACTCGTAGCCACAGTCCTCCTGGGTCTCGTCTTCCTGGCGGGACAGGGATTCGAGTACATGCACATGGTCGCAGAGGGCATGGTTCCGAGTGCCGGAACCTACGCGTCGACCTTCTACGCACTCACCGGAACTCACGGTGCCCACGTCGTGCTCGGTCTCATAATGATAGGAATAGTCGGTGTCAGGTCGATGTTTAAGGGGCACTTTGGCTCCAAGAGACATCTCGCTGTGAGAACCACGTCGCTGTACTGGCATTTCGTGGACGCCGTCTGGGTCTTCATAGTCGCGTTTGTCTACCTCAGTGTGGGCGGAGCATAG
- a CDS encoding cation-translocating P-type ATPase, whose product MTLSLRSEEGSDSTDTDTNTDTEGCDLCDLPTPDPPVTRDDVDGGFCCRGCLEVYSEFGEVDPDEVTEYAGDETETQIEDPETEYLAVDGMHCSTCEAFIESQVASEDGVGSVDASYASDMVKVSYDDDKTSEDEVRDAVTGFGYRARSIDVESPESSDVRTAIRLGVGGILGMITMMLYIGFLYPMYFGFESSVFGSSVWGSIIPTEVWLLTTVILVVTGFPILRGAYVSLRSGQPNMDLLVAVAAVGAYVYSAGVVLTGGNEIYFDITVVIVVVVSVGNYYEERIKRRATDVVAELKQEKADKARRVADDGHETVGIDRLDAGDRILVKPGERIPVDGKVVEGTPAVDESLVTGESVPVRKQEGDQVIGGSVVAQNAVTVEVADEATSTLDRLVELLWEIQSSRPGVQRLADKIAGVFVPLVLTVAAVTFAAQVALGSSLESSVLTALSVLIVSCPCALGVATPLAVASGINDGLRHGIVVNDPSVFEKGGEVETVAFDKTGTVTTGEMEALEVEGDEEAVERAAAVEEFSSHHIADALTSEFGSDREAEEFRQHPGMGVSAEVKDDRVYVGSSELFDEKGLETEVFEETAEEARESGKVPVFVGWDDTARAVVVVGDKTRDGWEETVEEVADGREVAIITGDTAEAAERFEGDGVDHVFAEVPPEAKAEIVERLRAESDGATVMVGDGTNDAPALAKADLGIAVGDGTTLAVDAADVVNTTDDIRAVPEIFEMTEKTRRRIRHNLGWAFLYNAVAIPAAVTGHINPVIAAVAMATSSLLVVANSSRSVV is encoded by the coding sequence ATGACACTCAGCCTACGATCGGAGGAAGGATCAGACAGCACCGACACGGACACAAATACGGATACGGAGGGCTGCGATCTGTGTGACCTCCCGACACCTGACCCACCCGTAACGAGGGACGACGTTGACGGCGGTTTCTGCTGCCGAGGCTGTCTGGAGGTCTACTCCGAGTTCGGAGAGGTAGACCCCGACGAAGTCACCGAGTACGCCGGAGACGAGACAGAGACACAGATAGAAGACCCAGAGACCGAGTACCTAGCAGTCGACGGAATGCACTGCTCGACGTGTGAGGCGTTCATAGAGTCACAGGTAGCCTCGGAGGACGGCGTCGGCTCCGTCGACGCGAGCTATGCCTCCGACATGGTGAAGGTGTCCTACGACGACGACAAGACCTCAGAAGACGAGGTCCGTGACGCAGTCACGGGGTTCGGTTACAGAGCACGAAGCATAGACGTCGAGAGTCCCGAGTCGAGTGACGTGAGGACAGCGATCCGGCTCGGTGTCGGTGGTATCCTCGGCATGATCACGATGATGCTCTACATCGGCTTCCTCTATCCGATGTACTTCGGCTTCGAGTCGTCGGTATTCGGTTCAAGTGTGTGGGGGTCAATAATTCCTACTGAGGTCTGGCTACTAACAACGGTGATACTCGTCGTAACGGGCTTCCCGATACTCCGGGGAGCCTACGTCAGCCTCAGGTCGGGACAGCCCAACATGGATCTCTTAGTCGCGGTAGCCGCCGTCGGTGCCTACGTATACAGCGCGGGCGTCGTACTCACAGGAGGAAACGAGATCTACTTCGACATAACTGTCGTTATTGTCGTCGTCGTCTCGGTCGGTAACTACTACGAGGAGAGGATAAAGAGACGTGCGACCGACGTCGTAGCAGAGCTCAAACAGGAGAAAGCCGACAAGGCGAGGAGGGTCGCCGACGATGGACACGAGACAGTCGGAATAGACAGACTCGACGCCGGAGACCGTATACTCGTCAAGCCCGGCGAGAGAATACCCGTTGACGGAAAGGTCGTCGAGGGAACACCCGCGGTAGACGAGTCACTCGTCACAGGGGAGTCTGTTCCGGTGAGGAAGCAAGAAGGAGACCAGGTCATAGGCGGCTCAGTCGTCGCCCAGAACGCCGTGACAGTCGAGGTCGCCGACGAAGCCACGAGCACACTCGACCGTCTCGTGGAGCTACTCTGGGAGATACAGTCTTCACGTCCGGGTGTGCAGAGGCTCGCCGACAAGATAGCCGGCGTCTTCGTGCCTCTGGTTCTCACGGTCGCGGCTGTGACATTCGCCGCACAGGTCGCCTTAGGGTCGAGTCTCGAGTCGTCGGTTCTGACAGCCCTCTCGGTTCTGATAGTCTCGTGTCCGTGCGCCTTGGGAGTCGCCACTCCGCTCGCAGTCGCTTCGGGAATAAACGACGGTCTCAGACACGGCATAGTCGTCAACGACCCGTCTGTCTTCGAGAAGGGCGGCGAGGTCGAAACCGTGGCTTTCGACAAGACGGGAACTGTCACGACAGGGGAGATGGAGGCTCTCGAAGTCGAGGGTGACGAAGAAGCCGTAGAGAGAGCCGCCGCAGTCGAGGAGTTTTCGAGCCATCACATAGCCGACGCCTTGACGTCGGAGTTCGGGTCGGACAGAGAAGCCGAAGAGTTCAGACAGCACCCCGGAATGGGTGTCAGCGCCGAGGTCAAGGACGACAGGGTCTACGTGGGTAGCTCCGAACTCTTCGATGAGAAGGGTCTCGAAACAGAGGTATTTGAGGAGACAGCCGAGGAGGCGCGCGAGTCGGGCAAGGTTCCCGTCTTCGTGGGCTGGGACGACACGGCGAGGGCGGTGGTAGTCGTAGGCGACAAGACAAGAGACGGCTGGGAGGAGACAGTCGAGGAGGTCGCAGACGGACGCGAAGTAGCTATCATAACCGGCGACACAGCCGAAGCCGCCGAGAGGTTCGAGGGCGACGGGGTAGACCACGTCTTCGCAGAGGTTCCCCCAGAGGCAAAGGCGGAGATAGTCGAGAGACTCAGGGCGGAGTCCGACGGTGCGACCGTGATGGTCGGCGACGGAACCAACGACGCACCCGCTCTCGCAAAAGCAGACCTCGGAATAGCAGTCGGAGACGGTACGACTCTCGCTGTCGACGCCGCCGACGTGGTCAACACGACCGACGACATAAGAGCCGTCCCGGAGATATTCGAGATGACGGAGAAGACGAGAAGGAGGATCAGACACAACCTGGGCTGGGCGTTTCTCTACAACGCCGTGGCGATACCCGCCGCGGTCACGGGACATATTAATCCTGTGATCGCCGCGGTTGCGATGGCGACAAGCAGCCTCCTCGTCGTGGCTAACTCGTCACGTTCAGTCGTTTAG
- a CDS encoding enoyl-CoA hydratase/isomerase family protein: protein MIRKQTDDGVATVTVDRPEKRNAFDEEMLRDFRDSITEAGEEADAVVIRGEGDAFIAGADVSHVRTLDSEGAEEFARLGHSVADAIEDSSAPVIAAVDGACMGGGTEFILACDLRYATPRSKFGEPGVKIGIFGGWGGTYRLPRLVGLSDAMDLALTGRTVDAEDADAMDLVNEVVDDAEEKAYEVAEGIASRRSEAIRTVKQSITNGYELHKEEALEHERRLFAELFEDGVEEYVDSYLESLND from the coding sequence ATGATAAGGAAGCAGACAGACGACGGTGTGGCGACGGTCACCGTCGACCGACCCGAGAAACGCAACGCCTTCGACGAGGAGATGCTACGTGACTTCAGAGACAGTATTACAGAAGCCGGAGAGGAGGCTGACGCAGTGGTCATACGCGGAGAGGGCGACGCCTTCATAGCCGGAGCCGACGTCAGCCACGTACGTACACTCGACTCCGAAGGCGCGGAGGAGTTCGCGCGTCTCGGACACTCCGTCGCCGACGCCATAGAGGACTCGTCCGCTCCAGTCATAGCCGCGGTCGACGGCGCGTGTATGGGAGGAGGTACCGAGTTCATACTCGCTTGTGACCTCAGGTACGCCACACCGAGGTCGAAGTTCGGGGAGCCCGGTGTCAAGATAGGCATCTTCGGGGGCTGGGGAGGAACCTACCGACTTCCGCGTCTCGTCGGACTCTCCGACGCGATGGATCTCGCTCTCACGGGACGCACTGTCGACGCCGAAGACGCAGACGCTATGGATCTCGTCAACGAAGTCGTAGACGACGCCGAGGAAAAGGCGTATGAGGTAGCCGAGGGGATAGCTTCGAGACGGTCGGAGGCTATACGAACCGTCAAACAGTCGATCACTAACGGATACGAGCTACACAAGGAGGAAGCACTCGAACACGAGAGGAGGCTCTTCGCCGAGCTATTCGAGGACGGCGTCGAGGAGTACGTCGACTCTTACCTCGAAAGCCTAAACGACTGA
- a CDS encoding YbjQ family protein, with translation MKTVTTETVSGREIEESLGIARGNTVKARNAGMDLIQAIRNFTGGELKGYSDLLTSAREEALERMEEDAESMGADAVVNVRMESSQVTDGGSEVIAYGTAVRLD, from the coding sequence ATGAAGACAGTCACCACCGAGACAGTTTCTGGACGTGAGATAGAAGAGTCACTCGGTATAGCGCGCGGAAACACCGTGAAGGCACGTAACGCCGGAATGGATCTGATACAGGCGATACGTAACTTCACAGGGGGAGAGCTAAAGGGTTACTCTGACCTCCTGACCTCAGCGCGTGAGGAGGCTCTCGAGAGGATGGAGGAGGACGCCGAGTCGATGGGTGCCGACGCAGTCGTCAACGTCAGAATGGAGAGCTCACAGGTCACAGACGGCGGCTCGGAGGTCATAGCCTACGGCACAGCAGTCCGTCTCGACTGA
- the thyX gene encoding FAD-dependent thymidylate synthase, giving the protein MEVDLLESTPDPEETACRAARNDYMTEWVADKSFEEVMESVDGDSLDDKKETLIHHLMRRGHYGPFEHPQATFSVRSMSRVCMAQITRHRHASFDVQSLRYTVPGRGDIDGLQDVEEYVVVPPSVTAEEWKSRETGKIEFDVPPEERKHSFLETCYDDFETYFDLIDDGVPAEDARFVLPQATKVNVVFSINARGLMHILDMRAAGDAQWEVREMSEEILDLAKDWMPITFEYYEEEMKDRKNRLGP; this is encoded by the coding sequence ATGGAGGTAGACCTACTCGAATCGACCCCCGATCCCGAGGAGACGGCGTGCAGGGCGGCGAGGAACGACTACATGACCGAATGGGTAGCCGACAAGAGCTTCGAGGAGGTGATGGAGTCGGTCGACGGCGACAGCTTAGACGACAAGAAGGAAACTCTGATACACCACCTTATGCGGAGGGGGCATTACGGACCCTTCGAACACCCGCAGGCTACCTTCTCGGTCAGGTCGATGAGCCGTGTCTGTATGGCACAGATCACACGCCACAGACACGCCTCGTTCGACGTCCAGTCACTGCGTTACACGGTTCCGGGACGTGGTGATATCGACGGTCTTCAGGACGTTGAGGAGTACGTCGTCGTGCCACCGTCGGTGACTGCGGAGGAGTGGAAGTCACGTGAGACGGGTAAGATAGAGTTCGATGTCCCTCCCGAGGAGAGGAAACACAGCTTCTTGGAGACGTGTTACGACGACTTCGAGACCTACTTCGACCTCATAGACGACGGGGTTCCCGCCGAGGACGCGAGGTTCGTACTTCCTCAGGCGACGAAGGTCAACGTAGTCTTCTCGATAAACGCGCGGGGTCTGATGCATATACTCGACATGAGGGCAGCGGGCGACGCTCAGTGGGAGGTACGTGAGATGTCAGAAGAGATACTCGACCTCGCGAAGGACTGGATGCCTATAACATTCGAGTATTACGAGGAGGAGATGAAGGACAGGAAGAACCGTCTTGGACCGTGA
- the xseB gene encoding exodeoxyribonuclease VII small subunit: protein MTQTDTDTDTDTDTDDEMSFEERLDRLDEVVERLESDDVGLDESLSLYEEGVRLLEECRSRLEDVETAVEAIGDAEIQTHEPDDHSKQ, encoded by the coding sequence ATGACTCAGACTGACACAGATACAGACACAGATACAGATACAGACGACGAGATGAGCTTCGAGGAACGGCTCGACCGTCTCGACGAGGTTGTCGAACGTCTAGAGTCCGACGACGTGGGACTCGACGAGTCGTTGAGCCTATACGAGGAGGGCGTGAGACTCTTGGAGGAATGCAGGAGCCGCCTTGAGGACGTAGAGACGGCTGTAGAGGCAATCGGAGACGCCGAGATACAGACACACGAGCCGGATGACCACAGTAAACAGTAG
- the xseA gene encoding exodeoxyribonuclease VII large subunit has product MTSLDDFIDDSDSGSDSDSDSEAPRDPETSHPDADADADDVYTVSEVTQTVKSLLESDPELSDVAVSGEVSNFHHHSSGHMYFSLKDDGSSLGCVMFRRNASSLDFDPDDGDEVIAEGRVSVYEERGEYQLYVESMSESGRGDLYEEFIRLKNKLDDEGLFDDRHKKPIPDFPNHVGVVTSDSGAAVHDILDVLGRRFPVDVTVSPAKVQGDGAAPEIRDAIEEIDSEGCDVVVVGRGGGSIEDLWAFNEEEVVRAVYGCETPVVSAVGHQVDNTLTDLVADESAATPSEAAEIAVPERRDLLGRLEETETRIESAVYSEIDSYHRRLDTYERLLDRHDVVGSYSESLEELEERLEGGVEDLLEDRRDEVSRYSDLLDSLSPLNVLSRGYSVAESDGDVVTSAEDLDEGDTLEVRLSDGRVKSRVEDVCTHKRERDPEGDFV; this is encoded by the coding sequence ATGACATCTCTCGACGACTTTATCGACGACTCCGACTCCGGCTCTGACTCCGACTCCGATTCTGAAGCTCCACGTGATCCGGAGACCTCACACCCAGACGCGGATGCCGACGCCGACGACGTCTACACTGTCTCGGAGGTCACACAGACAGTAAAGAGCCTCCTTGAGTCAGACCCCGAACTCTCGGACGTGGCTGTGAGCGGCGAGGTCTCGAACTTCCACCACCATTCTAGCGGACATATGTACTTCAGCCTCAAGGACGACGGATCGTCACTCGGCTGTGTGATGTTCCGGAGGAACGCGTCGTCACTTGACTTCGACCCCGACGACGGCGACGAGGTCATCGCCGAGGGACGTGTATCGGTCTACGAGGAGAGAGGCGAGTACCAGCTATACGTCGAGTCGATGTCTGAGTCGGGGAGAGGCGACCTCTACGAGGAGTTCATAAGACTCAAGAACAAGCTCGACGACGAGGGTCTCTTCGACGACCGACACAAGAAGCCGATACCCGACTTTCCCAACCATGTCGGCGTCGTCACGAGCGACTCGGGTGCTGCGGTACACGACATACTCGATGTCTTAGGGAGACGTTTCCCCGTCGACGTTACAGTCTCGCCCGCGAAGGTACAGGGCGACGGCGCGGCTCCCGAGATACGTGATGCTATCGAGGAGATCGACTCCGAAGGCTGTGACGTCGTAGTAGTCGGCAGAGGCGGAGGATCGATAGAAGACCTCTGGGCGTTCAACGAGGAGGAGGTCGTCCGCGCCGTCTACGGCTGTGAGACGCCTGTCGTGAGTGCGGTGGGGCACCAGGTCGACAACACACTCACCGACCTCGTCGCCGACGAGTCAGCCGCGACACCCAGCGAGGCGGCTGAGATAGCTGTCCCCGAGAGACGTGACCTACTCGGACGTCTCGAAGAGACTGAGACGAGGATCGAGTCGGCTGTCTACTCCGAGATAGACTCGTACCACAGGAGACTCGACACCTACGAACGTCTCTTAGACCGTCACGACGTCGTCGGCAGTTACTCCGAGAGCCTCGAAGAGCTTGAGGAACGTCTAGAGGGCGGCGTCGAAGACCTACTCGAAGACCGACGTGACGAGGTATCGAGGTACTCGGATCTCCTCGACTCACTCAGCCCTCTCAACGTCCTTTCGAGAGGCTACTCGGTCGCCGAGTCGGACGGTGACGTCGTCACGAGTGCCGAAGACTTAGACGAGGGTGACACCTTGGAGGTCAGACTCTCCGACGGAAGAGTAAAGAGCCGTGTCGAAGACGTCTGTACACACAAACGAGAACGAGACCCCGAAGGAGACTTTGTATAA
- a CDS encoding cobyrinate a,c-diamide synthase, producing MRGFVIAGTSSGVGKTTATLAVMDALTDEGDVQGYKVGSDYIDPSHHEYVTGKPSRTLDLHMMGEDGVRRNYARGDGEYGVVEGVMGMYDSYDESTAKVAETVGLPVVLVVDATAGMESVAATALGFAEYAQARGSDVEVAGVIANKASSDRHVSGIREGLEAVGIEFLGNIPRSDDLEVPSRHLGLEMGDESPFDDDALSRASDSIDTQALESVASEADTPDPRRTTDKTADDADSDIRVGVARDSAFSFYYPRSLEVLSSNAEVVTFSPLEDELPEADAYYFGGGYPELHPEKLEDNESMRSDVLDAASEGKPILGECGGFMYLSESLTVDGETYEMAGVLPSQVEMTESLEAVGYTEVEPTGASDVLGRRRLNGHEFHYSKTQIDRDATTAFDVVRGKGIDGDRDGVVEYNTVGCYTHLHPESQDYLTTLIDRHK from the coding sequence ATGAGAGGCTTTGTCATAGCGGGGACTTCGAGCGGAGTCGGAAAGACGACTGCGACGCTTGCGGTGATGGATGCACTCACGGACGAGGGAGACGTTCAGGGATACAAGGTAGGATCCGACTACATCGACCCGAGCCACCACGAGTATGTCACGGGGAAGCCCTCGCGCACACTCGACTTACATATGATGGGCGAGGACGGCGTCCGACGTAACTACGCGAGGGGCGATGGAGAGTACGGCGTCGTCGAGGGAGTCATGGGGATGTACGACTCGTACGACGAGAGTACGGCGAAGGTCGCTGAGACAGTCGGTCTTCCCGTCGTCCTTGTAGTCGACGCCACCGCTGGTATGGAGAGTGTCGCCGCGACGGCTCTCGGATTCGCTGAGTACGCTCAGGCGCGGGGATCGGACGTCGAAGTCGCGGGTGTTATCGCCAACAAGGCGTCGAGCGACAGACACGTCTCCGGAATAAGAGAGGGACTCGAAGCCGTCGGCATAGAGTTCCTCGGAAACATACCGCGGTCCGACGACCTCGAAGTTCCGAGTCGGCATCTTGGTCTCGAAATGGGCGACGAGTCGCCGTTCGACGACGACGCTCTCTCGCGTGCTTCCGACTCTATCGACACGCAGGCTCTCGAATCCGTCGCGTCCGAAGCCGATACTCCCGATCCACGCCGTACGACTGATAAAACAGCCGATGATGCCGACTCAGACATACGCGTCGGTGTCGCGCGTGACTCCGCCTTCAGCTTCTACTATCCGCGTAGCCTCGAAGTCCTGAGTTCGAACGCCGAGGTCGTGACCTTCTCACCCCTCGAAGACGAACTACCCGAGGCTGACGCCTACTACTTCGGAGGAGGCTATCCCGAGCTACATCCCGAGAAGCTTGAGGACAACGAGTCGATGAGATCTGACGTCTTAGACGCCGCGTCTGAGGGGAAGCCTATCTTGGGTGAGTGTGGCGGATTCATGTACCTCAGCGAGTCGCTCACCGTTGACGGAGAGACCTACGAGATGGCGGGTGTACTGCCGTCACAGGTCGAGATGACGGAGTCGTTAGAGGCGGTGGGATACACCGAGGTCGAGCCCACTGGTGCCTCCGACGTCCTCGGACGCCGAAGACTTAATGGACACGAGTTCCATTACTCGAAGACACAGATAGACCGCGACGCCACGACAGCTTTCGACGTCGTCAGGGGAAAGGGAATAGACGGTGACCGTGACGGCGTCGTCGAGTACAACACGGTGGGATGTTACACACATCTCCATCCCGAGTCACAGGACTACCTCACGACTCTGATTGACAGACACAAATGA
- a CDS encoding rhomboid family intramembrane serine protease: METCDECGKEIDGMPYDCRLCGGTFCSEHRLPENHDCPKLSSYESPQTRGAKPEPASTDSSWSSAVSSLLPGLPTGLRGNATYLLLAAMVVTYILQLVVSQIAPERIYISLFILTTENPLYVWTWITSIFSHSTTNPMHIFFNGLVLYFFGTFLEKRIGTRKFLGLFFVGGVVAGLAQTGVTIAQGGVGGVLGASGAIAAVLGTLTLLNPNMRIYLYFFIPMPLWVATSLFAFYEVFLTVSFGAGAGGVARLAHLSGLAIGLAYGWKLRKEGYSVGRRMSLSGGRRGGGGRRGGL, translated from the coding sequence ATGGAAACCTGCGACGAGTGTGGCAAGGAAATCGACGGCATGCCTTACGACTGCCGTCTCTGTGGAGGCACCTTCTGTTCCGAACACCGTCTCCCCGAGAACCACGACTGCCCCAAACTGTCGTCGTACGAGAGCCCACAGACGCGAGGCGCGAAGCCGGAGCCCGCGTCGACGGACTCGTCGTGGTCTTCGGCTGTCTCGTCTCTACTACCCGGTCTGCCCACGGGACTCCGCGGAAACGCGACCTATCTCCTTCTCGCGGCGATGGTCGTGACATACATTCTCCAGTTAGTGGTCTCACAGATTGCTCCCGAAAGGATCTATATATCTCTGTTTATACTCACCACCGAGAACCCTCTCTACGTCTGGACGTGGATCACGAGCATATTCTCTCACTCGACGACGAATCCGATGCATATCTTCTTCAACGGGCTAGTCCTCTACTTCTTCGGAACCTTCCTCGAAAAACGCATAGGCACGCGTAAGTTCCTCGGACTCTTCTTCGTCGGAGGCGTAGTCGCTGGACTCGCACAGACGGGAGTGACTATCGCACAGGGTGGTGTAGGCGGCGTCCTGGGTGCGTCGGGAGCGATAGCTGCCGTCTTGGGTACTCTCACGCTTCTCAACCCCAACATGCGTATCTACCTCTACTTCTTCATACCCATGCCTCTCTGGGTAGCCACCTCGCTGTTCGCGTTCTACGAGGTCTTCCTCACGGTAAGCTTCGGAGCCGGTGCGGGAGGCGTCGCACGTCTCGCACATCTCTCGGGACTCGCGATAGGACTCGCATACGGCTGGAAGCTCAGGAAGGAGGGATACAGCGTCGGAAGACGTATGTCCCTCTCGGGAGGACGCCGTGGCGGCGGAGGACGCCGCGGAGGTCTCTGA
- a CDS encoding DUF5788 family protein, with protein MKPYERETLLERVDRGSSFVGSGVPEEVEVDGDEIRLKEVVLSLRSESKPDPDYDPETLKKKLRRKRSSLYNSLQDEDSEMSYERGKEIVDLIVGLDRALTSIRESVKGSRGDLNEEARRAETADQKRWNNFLNKVTSDVEEENRRRR; from the coding sequence ATGAAGCCCTACGAGAGGGAGACGCTTCTCGAACGCGTAGACAGAGGTTCGTCGTTCGTCGGGAGCGGAGTACCGGAGGAAGTAGAGGTCGACGGAGACGAGATACGTCTCAAGGAGGTAGTCCTGAGTCTGCGTTCGGAGTCGAAGCCCGACCCCGACTACGACCCCGAGACTCTCAAGAAGAAACTCAGAAGAAAACGGAGTTCGCTGTATAACTCGCTCCAAGATGAGGACAGCGAGATGTCATATGAGAGGGGTAAGGAGATAGTCGACCTTATCGTGGGACTCGACAGGGCACTCACGTCTATAAGGGAGTCGGTCAAGGGATCGAGAGGCGACCTCAACGAGGAGGCACGGCGTGCCGAGACAGCCGACCAGAAGAGATGGAATAACTTCCTGAACAAGGTCACAAGCGACGTCGAAGAAGAGAACCGCAGGCGCAGGTAG
- a CDS encoding Mut7-C RNAse domain-containing protein, which produces MLKHKDRKMRLFTDVMLGKLTTYLRMVGHDTVYALEVDTEDDDSIREYLSDDGRTLLTRDIQLAESVTPSVLIESRDIEDQLREVYETGIGLELDEPERCSVCNSVVEETDEIPDRDCVPNNVETVWRCTGCGKLYWKGSHWDDVTETLERVKSET; this is translated from the coding sequence ATGCTCAAGCACAAAGACAGAAAGATGCGCCTCTTCACCGACGTGATGCTCGGAAAGCTCACAACTTACCTGCGTATGGTGGGACACGACACCGTCTATGCTCTTGAAGTCGACACCGAGGACGACGACTCAATAAGGGAGTATCTGAGCGACGATGGTCGGACTCTTCTCACACGTGACATACAGCTCGCAGAGTCGGTCACACCCTCGGTTCTGATAGAGTCGCGCGACATCGAGGATCAGCTCAGAGAGGTCTACGAGACAGGGATCGGTCTCGAACTCGACGAACCCGAGAGATGCTCCGTCTGTAACTCCGTGGTCGAGGAGACTGACGAGATCCCCGACCGCGACTGTGTTCCCAATAACGTCGAGACCGTCTGGAGATGCACCGGCTGTGGAAAGCTCTACTGGAAGGGTTCACACTGGGACGACGTGACTGAGACGCTGGAGAGGGTGAAATCGGAGACGTAG